A window of Miscanthus floridulus cultivar M001 chromosome 12, ASM1932011v1, whole genome shotgun sequence genomic DNA:
tcgggagctgggtcccgatccaaactgtcttggttgggttggtggggtcgattcccaccatcTTGGTTTCTTCGAGCGGGTAGAAGGCCGACGAGGAAGTTGATTGGTTACAGTCCGTGGCCGCTGGGACCGATGACTCCCCAAGCCGTGGGAGTTCGGACGAGTTGACGACtgtagtggcgagctcgtagtgttcgtggtcgcacgtgaaggcgtgcgagaatgcGCTGCTCATAGTGATAATGccatttggtcctggcatcttcagcttgaggtaggtgtagttggggattgccatgaatctcgcatagcatggtcgccccaagatggcatggtaggaccctagaaagtccaccacctcgaaggtgaggacctcctgagcggaagttggctcggctaCCGAACAGTGATGGGTAGATTGATCTACCCtagcgggtatgcctgtgctcctaggattaccccgtggaagggggagcccacCGGGTGGAGTTTCGATcgggggatgtgcatggcatcgagggtgtcgatgtacaggatgttgaggctgctgccaccgtccatcagcaccttcgtAAGCCACTTCTTGCAGACGATGAGGTCGACGACGAGCAGATAGCATCCTGGTCTTGcaacatgggagggatggtccctctgattgtaggtgatcggagactccaaccagctgaggaaggaggggatggctgaCTCGGCGGTGCATGCCTCTCGATAGCGAACCTTATGCTGTCGCTTGGTCTAGACGGCATcagatccaccaaagatcatgatacattcATCAACATTAGGGAAGTCATCCACGTCTTTGCCTGTCGTACCTCCCTTCTTGGGTGCTGCCTCTTTGCcagtctccctcctttggcccaccAGCTTGAcagaggaaatgtttgaggagctcacactccttgtagaggtgtttgatagggtaggcgtggttggggcATAGACcagtccatgagtttgttgaagtggtcaggcagtccctgatgGGGCTGCTTGACTGTGCGATCAGACGTGGCGACCAGTGAGGCGCTGTCTGACCGACATcaatcctttttatttttcttgcccctctacgtggaggggccctcgtctgggTCCATGCGTTTGGCTTTGACCTTGTCCCATCCTCCACTCAAGACCGCTCCGATCGCCTCCTCACCtggaggcgtggttggtggctacgtcaagcaggtcatgggtggtacggggtttcaagcagccaagcttgtggataagggactcgcagtttgtcccgaagaggaacgcgctgatgatgtctacatcgatgatgtcagggagggagttgcatcattgggagaacctacagatgtaatcccatagggactcattgggctcttgctaatagctcttgaggtcctaggagttccccggTTCGAatgtacgtcccctggaaattcccgatgaagaccctcttgaggtcctgCCCAGTCGTAGATGctgtcgtgtggaaggaattcaagccacgcccgaacatgttcccccatgcaaatgggaagatattgaatgatgatgaagtcatcatccactcctctagctcgATAGGTGAGCCGGACATCTTCGAGGCAAATgtctgggtttgtctccctagtgtatttggtgatgttggtgggcaggCTAGAAAAGCTGTGGGAACGGTGCTTTCTAGATGCGTTGGTTGAAGGCCCGAGGCcctaggccctcagggctggggctccAGGTCAGTTCGGCCGGCGACTGTGCCAGGGGTGCATTTCACCggttccctcgatggtttggctagGATTCATGGCACCTACCGCCGTATTGTGGATAGCGTTATTACGTTGGGACCAATGCTGGTTGCCAATGGCGCTATGGGCGTCCTAGTGCGGATCGGGCCACTCGTGTACCGATGGTAGGTGCGGAGCAGTTGCCCGGTCGGACCAGTGGCATGACTACCACACTCCGAGCCAGTCCCAGTGGCTGTAGCAGCGAGCTAATAGAGCGATCCATCTGGCACATCCccgttcccctggtggggagagagggcacgcgTCGGGGTCATGACGCAGAGCTTTCTGCCTGTTGGACGGCGGTGGCTTCTACTAAAACCCAAAGGTttcggtagactgcccgctcctgaggGTCAACGAGCTCGggaacaccgcgtagaagcaTCGTTGCAGCAGCGATATTTTGGCCAGCCCGGgcgaattgtgggacatcgtttccctcattcatgatgtcatgttggacctaacGGGTGCGACCCTAGGCACCACCTACTAGGCCATGTGCATGGGGTGCGACGTGCTGGGCCGACTAAGCCGGCGCAGGCGGCAGTTGGTTCTGCCGCCATTATCGCAATTCCTCGGTGTGCGCTTGCATGGACGCAAGGGATGTGAGTCTGTGCAGGTTCCACAACCACCAGCAGCTGTCCCAGAGCGTCCACCATggtgcactcctaggacagatgTGGCCGTGGTGCCATGTCGTCGACGCTGGAATCATCGCTCACGCCCTCACCATCCAAGGGTTCAGTGGGAAGCGGCAGGAGCGCAGCCTGCCATTCGCACGAATTCAGGATGTGAGGGGGAAAGGCGCCAGCACCCTTCAGAGTCCCCAGGCATATGTATCCTCAGAGGACGcggggccataggggaaccaatcgTGTTGTGTTTGCTGGCGTGGACGACACAGTCTCTCTGGGTGCTCGATTGGGGATAGTAAATGAAGAGTAAGTAGCAGTACGCGTATTACTTATAgcagggtttgagtagagagtttgctcggatagAAGCATAGATGTCACGTCGTTGATGTCACctatcccggagtcgatggagggtgcccctttgATGGGTGCCAGAACAtgcgcctcctcacggaggtggagtacgccgagccggtcggcgatgaagtccaggcttccgaagcggaaggcctaggaaggctcgaagatgggtggaacccgcatctcggtgggcgagagtgcgggaaattccatcgaactgaagtgaatcgtatcgcctgagcccgccacggcgggggtggcggaaaaatgggccattcgattaccaaaaaagtgttgaacatatagcgtcttccccacggatggtgccaactatcggtatagaaagtgaccaactagtaaatatttgtagttttgctgaacgttgtgatcagaggtggcctagcactcaatgacacaggatttatactggttcaggcaacgtgccctacatccagtgtgGGTtgattggtgactttattcctgagcccagatgctcaaagtctatagtggggttacaaacaagagagagagatggggtgtccggtcggtccgatcggaagggccaagattgataggagctatgctatgaacgaagtgtccaaccctaaacctgaacttgaagaagttgacttgggttaactgcctgtatttggagggagcacatccccttttatagaagaaggggatggctttacaagtgagagggagagagagtatggatatttctaagccttgttgcccacaccgacgaGGACGAGACAATGGTGGGCGCCCGtaatactattgatgtcactaCAGAATGTTAGGTACATGTGGgagttgagctgctttcttcaagactggaggatgtcggtacctgcaaaaatgctgTCTCACCGACaggaggcatggctttaccacaTTCGCCTGATACGGTGAATTCTggagcccacaacactattgacgcccagaggcacatggggggtcttactgtatgggtgttttgaccggtgcctacaatactgtagaggtaaatgtcggcgcctacaatactatttgtggtaGGGCGGTTGCAAAGTACTGttccacagggtatggtccctggtgccgtggtttgacttgcgagccctgtcttgccttccttcatacgccttctggttctttccgagcgagCGTCCCCAGTCGGATGGCCCCAATCGGTTCTGGCGCgctagtcggagaatagcgatgggcagggtttgCTATGAACCTCGATCGGAGACATAGGGTTAGAGTCGGAGGCAGTCCTCGAGTCAAGCTTTTCGAGTGGAGGCCATGTGAAGGCGGCCGGGGCCTAACGCTAgcgctctgatcggagaggcTGTTTGGAGTTGgcttgagcctgagctagtgctctagTCGGAAAGATGGGTCGAAggtggccagggcctgaagcgagtgctccggtctattgaatttagactctcgggCCGGTCTAGAAGAAAAAAAGGCCGTCCTCCTAGGGCAAGCCCTGGCATGGAAGccgatccccgagggaccccaggtttatgaacccgacagcatcatttggtagacattgtctcctatatttcctatctaagcatatgtgtaagctataatccaaactcttagcacatatgtagggggagcaattgctaccatttggagttcatgaaacttgtccatatccttttacacatggtaaatatacttgggcaagcaacatggattcaattgatttttaattcatatctttgtataagggttgtcatcaattaccaaaaagggggagattgaaagctctagtttggttttggtgaattgatgaaacccttagtgctaacctagtttatcaaagtgattatgagataggtagcacattccaagtggtgaaacaaatgaagatcatgacatgatgatggtgatgcaatggtgatgatcaagtgtttggacttgaaaagaagaaatagaaaaacacaaggctcaaggcaaaggtataagtggtaggagtcattttgttttagtgatcgagacacttagagagtgatcacatttagtatcgatagccgtactattaagaggggtgaaactcgtatcaaaatacggttatcaaagtgccactagatgctctaactcattgcatatgcatttaggatctagtggagtgctaacacccttaaaaatgtttgtgaaaatatgctaacacacatgtgcataaggtgatacacttggtggttgacacatttgagcaagggtaagaaacttcaccgacgccctatatagaaaagacaggattTCATAGAGTGGCCAAatgctgggtcactttgtgaccagacATTGGATGAGTGTGTCCAGTCCTGCTAACATGGCAATGCACAGAGGAGACAGtgtgtgaccgaatgctgggtgaGTCCAATCTGGCTTGATCGGACATGTTTGGTCAcgagtggaggcttactagaaatgaccgaacgctagggtcctacgtccggtcattatCTAACTAACGCGTCCAGTCAtagctagaaccttactggaagtgaccgagcgctggggtcctatgtccaaTTGTGGCATTGTGctgtgtctggtcatcacttgaccgttgggatcgggcgcttagtatttgaagagagggatgatgtggcagccatccgttgatcgaacgctggtagggtgcgtccagtcgatctgaccggagcatcggatcaccccgtgttgtgcctagtgaaggggtacaatgactctatttcgtgggggcttctatttaagccccatggctggctctagctcaccctcgtggccattttgcattgacatagtaaccttgtgagcttagccaaagccctcccatttatctccatcatagattcaacatctttgtgagattgggagagaatccaagtgcgttgcttgagtgtttgcatctagaggcacttggtgtttatgTTTCACTGTAGGATttccttgttactcttggtggttgccgccacctagatggcttggagcaatgagaatcatcgagcggaggttggtgattgtctccggctccaatcatggtgcttgtgaggggttcttgacctttctctagcggagagccaaaaggtactctagtggattgctcgtggcttgtgtgatcatcatcttgtgttggttgtgtggcaccctattgagggtttggcgtgtgatcccaattagcacatgaacctccaagtgagtgaatcaccacaacgaggactagcttgccggcaagcaaatgaacctcggtaaaaaatcattgtgtcatcatttgattccaaggtgattggtcttcattggtattcattcttgtgattgattggttcactcctcgactcggtggtataaccatcttgctcactctctttacattaccgcaaactagttatcaagctctttagtgtagctagttgtaagagcttgttagtttggttagtgtggctctttagttagcctttgagagcacactaacttagtatagtgacatagccattgtgtggttagaaactatagaaactagaattgtggtaggtggcttgcatttttagtaggctagtgcaacacttgcttcatcttataattgtctaactggtttgctaagtgttgttgtagaaatttttaataggttattcacccctcctctagccattaggacctttcaaccattTGGgccgaatctcaattgagattcaaagtgcaGCACTGCCACATGCCTAGCCCGGCATTGCCGTAGAGCGGCACTGTTGCAC
This region includes:
- the LOC136495620 gene encoding uncharacterized protein, producing MAIPNYTYLKLKMPGPNGIITMSSAFSHAFTCDHEHYELATTVVNSSELPRLGESSVPAATDCNQSTSSSAFYPLEETKMVGIDPTNPTKTVWIGTQLPTK